One region of Oxalobacteraceae bacterium OTU3CAMAD1 genomic DNA includes:
- the katG gene encoding catalase/peroxidase HPI: MSTENHAAKCPFSQATGAGTANADWWPDQLRLDLLLQHSTKSDPMGANFDYAREFNSLDLAAVKKDLAALMTDSQDWWPADFGHYGGLFIRMAWHSAGTYRTGDGRGGARRGQQRFAPLNSWPDNVSLDKARRLIWPIKQKYGRKISWADLMILTGNVALETMGFKTLGFGGGRVDTWEPDQDVYWGRETTWLAGDVRYAHGSDGVAKAGGVLVTDDDADGDVHTRNLENPLAAVQMGLIYVNPEGPDGNPDPVLAARDIRDTFARMAMNDEETVALIAGGHSFGKTHGAAPADNVGAEPEGADIAAQGFGWHNKFGTGNAGDTITSGLEVTWTKTPAQWSNDFFEHLFGFEWELTKSPAGAHQWVAKGAEATIPHAHDPSKKLLPTMLTTDLSLRFDPAYEKISRRYLANPAEFADAFARAWFKLTHRDMGPKARYLGPEVPAEDFIWQDPVPAVDHPLVDAQDIAALKAQILASGLTVSELVSTAWASASTYRGSDLRGGSNGARVRLAPQKDWPVNQPEQLGKVLAKLEGIQGAFNAGGKRVSLADLIVLAGAAGIEQAAKQAGASVSVPFTPGRTDATQEQTDAESFEAMEPFADGFRSFQKERYAVPAEAMLVDRAQLLTLTVPELTALVGGLRALGANVASSKQGEFTTRIGTLSNDFFVNLLDMSTVWAPTSRAADAFEGRDRKTGAVKWTASRADLVFGSNAQLRAVAEVYGSADGQQQFIGDFVAAWAKVMNLGTGLG; this comes from the coding sequence ATGAGCACCGAGAATCACGCAGCCAAATGTCCGTTCAGCCAGGCCACCGGCGCCGGCACCGCCAACGCCGACTGGTGGCCCGACCAGCTGCGGCTGGACCTGCTGCTGCAGCACTCGACCAAGTCCGACCCGATGGGCGCGAACTTCGACTACGCCAGGGAGTTCAACAGTCTCGACCTCGCAGCCGTGAAGAAAGACCTGGCCGCGCTGATGACCGATTCGCAGGACTGGTGGCCGGCCGATTTCGGCCACTACGGCGGCCTGTTCATCCGCATGGCCTGGCACAGCGCCGGCACCTACCGCACCGGCGACGGCCGCGGCGGCGCGCGCCGGGGCCAGCAACGTTTCGCTCCACTCAACAGCTGGCCGGACAACGTCAGCCTGGACAAGGCGCGCCGCCTGATCTGGCCGATCAAGCAAAAATACGGCCGCAAGATCTCGTGGGCCGACCTGATGATTTTGACAGGCAACGTCGCGCTCGAAACGATGGGTTTCAAGACACTCGGTTTCGGCGGCGGCCGGGTCGACACGTGGGAACCGGACCAGGACGTCTACTGGGGCCGTGAGACCACCTGGCTGGCCGGCGACGTGCGCTACGCCCATGGCAGCGACGGCGTGGCCAAGGCCGGCGGCGTGCTGGTGACCGACGACGACGCCGACGGCGACGTCCACACCCGCAACCTGGAGAATCCGCTGGCCGCGGTGCAGATGGGCCTGATCTACGTGAACCCGGAAGGCCCGGACGGCAATCCCGATCCGGTGCTGGCGGCGCGCGACATCCGCGACACCTTCGCCCGCATGGCGATGAACGACGAGGAAACCGTGGCCCTGATCGCCGGCGGCCACAGCTTCGGCAAAACGCACGGCGCGGCCCCGGCCGACAACGTCGGCGCCGAACCGGAAGGCGCCGACATCGCCGCCCAGGGCTTCGGCTGGCACAACAAATTCGGCACCGGCAACGCCGGCGACACCATCACCAGCGGCCTGGAAGTGACCTGGACCAAGACGCCGGCGCAGTGGAGCAACGACTTCTTCGAGCACCTGTTCGGCTTTGAATGGGAACTGACCAAGAGCCCGGCCGGCGCCCACCAATGGGTCGCCAAGGGCGCCGAGGCGACCATTCCGCACGCGCACGACCCGTCGAAAAAACTGCTGCCGACGATGCTGACGACCGACCTGTCGCTGCGCTTCGATCCGGCCTACGAAAAAATCTCGCGCCGCTACCTGGCCAACCCGGCCGAATTCGCCGACGCCTTCGCGCGCGCGTGGTTCAAACTGACCCACCGCGACATGGGACCGAAGGCGCGCTACCTCGGCCCGGAAGTGCCGGCCGAAGACTTCATCTGGCAAGACCCGGTGCCGGCGGTCGACCATCCGCTGGTCGACGCGCAGGACATCGCCGCGCTCAAGGCGCAGATCCTGGCCTCGGGCCTGACGGTGTCGGAACTGGTTTCGACGGCGTGGGCGTCCGCCTCGACCTATCGCGGCTCGGACCTGCGCGGCGGCTCGAATGGCGCACGCGTGCGCCTGGCGCCGCAAAAGGATTGGCCGGTGAATCAGCCGGAGCAACTGGGCAAGGTGTTGGCGAAGCTGGAAGGCATCCAGGGCGCGTTCAACGCCGGCGGCAAGCGCGTATCGCTGGCCGATCTGATCGTGCTGGCCGGCGCGGCCGGTATCGAGCAAGCGGCCAAGCAGGCCGGCGCCTCGGTGTCGGTGCCGTTCACGCCGGGCCGCACCGACGCGACGCAGGAGCAGACCGACGCCGAATCGTTCGAAGCGATGGAGCCGTTCGCCGATGGTTTCCGTAGCTTCCAGAAGGAGCGCTATGCCGTGCCGGCCGAGGCGATGCTGGTCGACCGTGCGCAGTTGCTGACCTTGACCGTGCCGGAGCTGACCGCGTTGGTCGGCGGCCTGCGCGCGCTGGGCGCGAACGTGGCGTCGTCCAAACAGGGCGAGTTCACCACGCGCATCGGAACTTTGAGCAACGACTTCTTCGTCAACCTGCTCGACATGTCCACGGTGTGGGCGCCGACCTCGCGCGCGGCGGACGCTTTCGAAGGCCGCGACCGTAAAACCGGCGCCGTCAAATGGACCGCCAGCCGCGCCGACCTGGTGTTCGGCTCGAACGCGCAGTTGCGCGCCGTCGCCGAGGTATACGGCAGCGCCGACGGCCAGCAGCAGTTCATTGGCGACTTCGTGGCAGCATGGGCGAAGGTGATGAACCTGGGCACCGGCCTGGGCTAA
- a CDS encoding LysR substrate-binding domain-containing protein: METLSNLECFVRAAEAASFSEAARRLGLTPAAVSRNVAMLEKNLGARLFQRSTRRLHLTEAGERLLAGIGANLDGLQAALADVSTEQQRPTGILKVSLAPNFGIGYVLPQLPAFLARYPGIRPEWHLENRQVDLIGEGYDAAIGGGFHLNPGVVARALAPAHLVAVAAPSWLAGRAVPSHPSELAGAEAVGMRFLQSGRLRDWTMRNVAGEEAGLELRPLAVLSDPQAVCAAAVMGVGVAVLAMSDVLEALRQGTLVRLLPEWYVDAGMISLYYPSRTQLPAKTRAFVDFVVEAFEREALASQLSGS; the protein is encoded by the coding sequence ATGGAAACTCTCAGCAATCTCGAATGTTTTGTGCGGGCGGCCGAAGCGGCCAGCTTTTCGGAGGCCGCGCGGCGGCTTGGCTTGACGCCGGCGGCGGTCAGCCGCAATGTCGCCATGCTGGAAAAGAACCTCGGCGCGCGCCTGTTCCAGCGCTCCACCCGGCGCTTGCACCTGACCGAGGCCGGCGAACGGCTGCTCGCCGGCATAGGCGCCAATCTCGACGGCTTGCAAGCGGCGCTGGCGGACGTCTCGACCGAACAGCAACGGCCGACCGGCATTCTGAAGGTGAGCCTGGCGCCTAACTTCGGCATCGGCTATGTGCTGCCGCAGCTTCCGGCATTTCTGGCGCGCTATCCCGGCATACGGCCGGAATGGCATCTGGAGAACCGCCAGGTCGACCTGATCGGCGAGGGCTATGATGCCGCCATCGGTGGCGGCTTTCACCTCAATCCCGGCGTGGTGGCGCGCGCGCTGGCGCCTGCCCATCTGGTGGCCGTGGCCGCGCCGTCGTGGTTGGCCGGACGCGCCGTGCCGTCGCACCCGAGTGAGCTGGCCGGCGCCGAGGCGGTCGGCATGCGCTTTTTGCAAAGCGGCCGTTTGCGCGACTGGACCATGCGTAATGTGGCGGGGGAGGAGGCGGGGCTGGAACTGCGCCCGCTGGCGGTGCTGAGCGATCCGCAGGCCGTGTGCGCGGCGGCGGTGATGGGTGTCGGCGTGGCGGTGCTGGCGATGTCGGACGTGCTGGAGGCCCTGCGGCAGGGTACGCTGGTGCGCTTGCTGCCGGAGTGGTATGTCGATGCGGGGATGATCTCGCTGTACTATCCGAGCCGCACGCAGTTGCCGGCCAAGACGCGGGCTTTTGTCGATTTCGTCGTGGAGGCGTTTGAGCGCGAGGCGTTGGCGAGTCAGTTGTCGGGAAGTTGA
- a CDS encoding 3-oxoacyl-ACP reductase FabG, whose product MNTTTNTIIANLPLQGKVAIVTGGSRGIGAAIVKRLARDGARVAFSYAASPDRASQVVAEIEALGGQALAIRADQAKADEVSAMVKQAHAHFGRLDILVNSAGVFVTGKVDDPEADLAGFARQIDVNVKGVAAAVRAAVPLMADGGRVVSIGTTGADRIAFPGVADYVASKAAVAAYTRGWARDLGARNITVNVIQPGAIDTEMNPDNGDFAETLKNMAALGRYGRPEEIAAAVAFLAGPDASYITGATLNVDGGQIA is encoded by the coding sequence ATGAACACCACCACCAACACCATCATCGCCAACCTGCCGTTGCAAGGCAAAGTCGCCATCGTCACCGGCGGTTCGCGCGGCATCGGCGCGGCCATCGTCAAACGCCTGGCCCGCGATGGCGCCAGGGTCGCCTTCAGCTACGCCGCCTCGCCGGACCGCGCAAGCCAGGTGGTCGCTGAAATCGAGGCGCTCGGCGGCCAGGCGCTGGCCATCCGCGCCGACCAGGCCAAGGCCGACGAGGTGTCGGCGATGGTCAAACAGGCGCACGCCCATTTCGGCCGTCTCGACATCCTGGTCAATTCGGCCGGGGTGTTCGTCACCGGCAAGGTGGACGATCCTGAGGCCGACCTGGCCGGCTTCGCGCGCCAGATCGACGTCAACGTCAAAGGTGTGGCCGCCGCCGTGCGCGCCGCCGTCCCGTTGATGGCCGATGGCGGCCGCGTGGTATCGATCGGCACCACGGGCGCCGACCGCATCGCCTTCCCCGGCGTGGCCGACTATGTCGCCTCGAAGGCGGCGGTGGCGGCCTACACCCGTGGCTGGGCGCGCGACCTCGGTGCGCGTAATATCACCGTCAACGTGATCCAGCCCGGCGCCATCGACACCGAGATGAATCCGGATAACGGCGACTTCGCCGAGACGCTGAAAAACATGGCCGCGCTGGGCCGCTATGGCCGGCCGGAGGAAATCGCCGCCGCCGTCGCCTTCCTGGCAGGCCCGGACGCCAGCTACATCACCGGCGCCACCCTGAACGTCGACGGCGGCCAGATCGCTTAA